From one Diachasmimorpha longicaudata isolate KC_UGA_2023 chromosome 8, iyDiaLong2, whole genome shotgun sequence genomic stretch:
- the LOC135165269 gene encoding far upstream element-binding protein 3 isoform X3, whose protein sequence is MSDYSAVAPPQNFSQSSAFAAALQRAKQIAAKINPGGTQGTEGKLKRSLEDGPVEPEAKKLAPDPLMNLRAPSMGDPSSGRSSSLASSPPHGVSGMGGICNEDIRVPDKMVGLIIGRGGEQITRLQSETGCKIQMAPESGGLPDRVCTLTGSREAVNRAKDLVLSIVNQRCRAEGVGDMNIGGNSSSNSGSGGGGGGGGGGGGSMMSGHPGSVEIMIPGPKVGLIIGKGGETIKQLQEKSGAKMVVIQDGPSQEQEKPLRITGDPPKVEYAKQLVYELIAEKEMQMFRGPRGGGPPGSNDRSGSFSSDNGYSHPSSNSDGVEVLVPRAAVGVVIGKGGDMIKKIQSETGARVQFQQGREDGPGDRKCLLSGKPQAVEQARQRIQELIDSVNRRDDRNPQGPRGPRGNGFGSGRPNEYGGWDRRQGGGGPPGAGGGPMGDKIETTYSVPSTKCGIIIGKGGETIKQINQQTGAHCELDRRNQGSENDKIFIIRGAPEQVEHAKRIFSEKLGMGPGGTPYGGGQGAIGYNPSWNAGGSYQTWPGAGQQPNEANTPVQPVQVNPQTGQPDYSAQWAEYYRSLGMHREAEMIEQQSKQAKPDQQQPAPPGAQAGGAGQPQQQVQANPQQQANAAQNGGQQQADYSAQWAEYYRSLGKVKEAEVIEAQMKAGKLGAAANQMAQPQMQQQQAIPAQPANPQSGAPNAFPHAYGAYPGLNAGSTPAAYYPGGGGAAAPQQQPGQQNPAFAGGYQNYPYSQPNSDN, encoded by the exons atgagtgatTACTCAGCGGTAGCTCCGCCACAAAATTTCAGCCAGAGCTCGGCTTTTGCCGCGGCTCTACAGCGTGCCAAACAG ATTGCAGCTAAGATAAATCCAGGAGGCACACAGGGTACCGAAGGAAAACTTAAACGATCACTTGAGGATGGTCCAG TAGAACCTGAGGCCAAGAAATTAGCACCCGATCCTCTAATGAACCTTCGTGCGCCATCGATGGGAGATCCAAGCAGTGGACGATCAAGCTCCCTAGCTTCGTCGCCGCCTCACGGAGTCAGTGGTATGGGTGGTATCTGCAATGAAGATATTCGAGTCCCTGATAAAATGGTTGGATTGA tAATTGGAAGAGGTGGCGAACAAATAACGAGATTGCAAAGTGAAACAGGATGTAAAATACAAATGGCGCCCGAAAGTGGCGGTCTACCGGACCGTGTTTGCACTCTAACTGGTTCACGAGAGGCTGTCAA TAGGGCGAAGGATCTCGTGCTTTCCATTGTCAATCAGAGGTGCAGGGCTGAGGGCGTTGGAGACATGAATATTGGAGGAAACTCTAGTAGTAACTCGGGAagcggtggtggtggtggaggtggCGGTGGAGGTGGCGGTTCCATGATGAGTGGGCATCCGGGATCGGTGGAGATCATGATTCCAGGCCCAAAGGTTGGATTGATCATTGGAAAGGGTGGTGAAACTATTAAGCAACTACAGGAAAAGTCTGGAGCCAAGATGGTGGTTATTCAGGATGGACCTTCCCAGGAACAGGAGAAACCTTTAAGAATAACCGGGGATCCTCCAAAAGTCGAATATGCTAAGCAACTAGTGTACGAGCTGATAGCTGAGAAGGAGATGCAAATGTTCCGAGGCCCCAGAGGTGGTGGTCCTCCAGGTTCCAACGATCGTTCCGGAAGTTTCTCCAGTGACAATGGTTACAGCCATCCGTCATCGAACTCCGATGGAGTTGAGGTTCTGGTTCCTCGTGCAGCCGTAGGTGTTGTGATTGGAAAGGGTGGAGATATGATCAAAAAAATACAGTCCGAGACAGGGGCACGAGTACAATTTCAGCAAGGTCGTGAAGATGGCCCTGGTGACAGGAAGTGCCTGCTCTCTGGTAAGCCTCAGGCAGTTGAACAAGCTCGCCAGAGGATTCAGGAGCTCATCGACAGTGTAAAT aggAGAGACGATAGGAATCCACAGGGACCTAGGGGACCCAGAGGCAATGGTTTTGGCAGTGGACGGCCTAATGAATATGGAGGATGGGACAGACGTCAAGGGGGTGGAGGCCCTCCTGGTGCTGGAGGTGGCCCCATGGGGGATAAAATCGAAACCACGTACTCCGTTCCCTCCACCAAGTGTGGCATTATCATTGGAAAag GTGGTGAAACGATAAAGCAGATAAACCAACAGACAGGTGCCCACTGTGAATTGGATCGTAGAAATCAAGGaagtgaaaatgataaaatattcataattcgTGGTGCCCCGGAGCAAGTGGAGCACGCGAAGagaatattcagtgaaaaattgggAATGGGCCCTGGTGGTACACCTTACGGTGGTGGGCAGGGTGCAATTGGCTACAACCCAAGCTGGAATGCAGGAGGTAGTTATCAGACGTGGCCAGGGGCTGGCCAACAGCCGAACGAGGCCAACACTCCTGTGCAACCGGTTCAAGTTAATCCACAGACAGGACAGCCTGACTACAGTGCTCAATGGGCTGAGTATTATCGTTCACTGGGTATGCACAGAGAGGCGGAGATGATTGAACAGCAATCGAAGCAGGCTAAACCTGATCAGCAACAGCCAGCACCCCCTGGGGCGCAGGCTGGTGGTGCTGGACAGCCACAGCAACAGGTGCAGGCTAATCCACAGCAGCAGGCTAATGCTGCACAAAATGGTGGACAGCAGCAAGCAGATTACAGTGCACAGTGGGCCGAGTACTACAGGAGCCTGGGAAAGGTCAAGGAGGCTGAGGTCATTGAGGCTCAAATGAAGGCTGGAAAG TTGGGTGCAGCAGCCAATCAAATGGCGCAGCCCCAGATGCAACAACAGCAGGCAATACCAGCTCAACCAGCGAATCCCCAATCAGGTGCACCCAATGCATTTCCCCACGCCTATGGAGCCTATCCAGGACTAAATGCCGGCTCAACACCTGCTGCCTACTACCCTGGTGGCGGTGGTGCAGCTGCACCACAGCAACAGCCTGGCCAGCAGAATCCAGCGTTCGCTGGTGGATACCAAAACTATCCATACTCACAACCCAACTCCGACAACTAA
- the LOC135165269 gene encoding far upstream element-binding protein 3 isoform X1 translates to MSDYSAVAPPQNFSQSSAFAAALQRAKQIAAKINPGGTQGTEGKLKRSLEDGPGMVHDVEPEAKKLAPDPLMNLRAPSMGDPSSGRSSSLASSPPHGVSGMGGICNEDIRVPDKMVGLIIGRGGEQITRLQSETGCKIQMAPESGGLPDRVCTLTGSREAVNRAKDLVLSIVNQRCRAEGVGDMNIGGNSSSNSGSGGGGGGGGGGGGSMMSGHPGSVEIMIPGPKVGLIIGKGGETIKQLQEKSGAKMVVIQDGPSQEQEKPLRITGDPPKVEYAKQLVYELIAEKEMQMFRGPRGGGPPGSNDRSGSFSSDNGYSHPSSNSDGVEVLVPRAAVGVVIGKGGDMIKKIQSETGARVQFQQGREDGPGDRKCLLSGKPQAVEQARQRIQELIDSVNRRDDRNPQGPRGPRGNGFGSGRPNEYGGWDRRQGGGGPPGAGGGPMGDKIETTYSVPSTKCGIIIGKGGETIKQINQQTGAHCELDRRNQGSENDKIFIIRGAPEQVEHAKRIFSEKLGMGPGGTPYGGGQGAIGYNPSWNAGGSYQTWPGAGQQPNEANTPVQPVQVNPQTGQPDYSAQWAEYYRSLGMHREAEMIEQQSKQAKPDQQQPAPPGAQAGGAGQPQQQVQANPQQQANAAQNGGQQQADYSAQWAEYYRSLGKVKEAEVIEAQMKAGKLGAAANQMAQPQMQQQQAIPAQPANPQSGAPNAFPHAYGAYPGLNAGSTPAAYYPGGGGAAAPQQQPGQQNPAFAGGYQNYPYSQPNSDN, encoded by the exons atgagtgatTACTCAGCGGTAGCTCCGCCACAAAATTTCAGCCAGAGCTCGGCTTTTGCCGCGGCTCTACAGCGTGCCAAACAG ATTGCAGCTAAGATAAATCCAGGAGGCACACAGGGTACCGAAGGAAAACTTAAACGATCACTTGAGGATGGTCCAGGTATGGTTCATGATg TAGAACCTGAGGCCAAGAAATTAGCACCCGATCCTCTAATGAACCTTCGTGCGCCATCGATGGGAGATCCAAGCAGTGGACGATCAAGCTCCCTAGCTTCGTCGCCGCCTCACGGAGTCAGTGGTATGGGTGGTATCTGCAATGAAGATATTCGAGTCCCTGATAAAATGGTTGGATTGA tAATTGGAAGAGGTGGCGAACAAATAACGAGATTGCAAAGTGAAACAGGATGTAAAATACAAATGGCGCCCGAAAGTGGCGGTCTACCGGACCGTGTTTGCACTCTAACTGGTTCACGAGAGGCTGTCAA TAGGGCGAAGGATCTCGTGCTTTCCATTGTCAATCAGAGGTGCAGGGCTGAGGGCGTTGGAGACATGAATATTGGAGGAAACTCTAGTAGTAACTCGGGAagcggtggtggtggtggaggtggCGGTGGAGGTGGCGGTTCCATGATGAGTGGGCATCCGGGATCGGTGGAGATCATGATTCCAGGCCCAAAGGTTGGATTGATCATTGGAAAGGGTGGTGAAACTATTAAGCAACTACAGGAAAAGTCTGGAGCCAAGATGGTGGTTATTCAGGATGGACCTTCCCAGGAACAGGAGAAACCTTTAAGAATAACCGGGGATCCTCCAAAAGTCGAATATGCTAAGCAACTAGTGTACGAGCTGATAGCTGAGAAGGAGATGCAAATGTTCCGAGGCCCCAGAGGTGGTGGTCCTCCAGGTTCCAACGATCGTTCCGGAAGTTTCTCCAGTGACAATGGTTACAGCCATCCGTCATCGAACTCCGATGGAGTTGAGGTTCTGGTTCCTCGTGCAGCCGTAGGTGTTGTGATTGGAAAGGGTGGAGATATGATCAAAAAAATACAGTCCGAGACAGGGGCACGAGTACAATTTCAGCAAGGTCGTGAAGATGGCCCTGGTGACAGGAAGTGCCTGCTCTCTGGTAAGCCTCAGGCAGTTGAACAAGCTCGCCAGAGGATTCAGGAGCTCATCGACAGTGTAAAT aggAGAGACGATAGGAATCCACAGGGACCTAGGGGACCCAGAGGCAATGGTTTTGGCAGTGGACGGCCTAATGAATATGGAGGATGGGACAGACGTCAAGGGGGTGGAGGCCCTCCTGGTGCTGGAGGTGGCCCCATGGGGGATAAAATCGAAACCACGTACTCCGTTCCCTCCACCAAGTGTGGCATTATCATTGGAAAag GTGGTGAAACGATAAAGCAGATAAACCAACAGACAGGTGCCCACTGTGAATTGGATCGTAGAAATCAAGGaagtgaaaatgataaaatattcataattcgTGGTGCCCCGGAGCAAGTGGAGCACGCGAAGagaatattcagtgaaaaattgggAATGGGCCCTGGTGGTACACCTTACGGTGGTGGGCAGGGTGCAATTGGCTACAACCCAAGCTGGAATGCAGGAGGTAGTTATCAGACGTGGCCAGGGGCTGGCCAACAGCCGAACGAGGCCAACACTCCTGTGCAACCGGTTCAAGTTAATCCACAGACAGGACAGCCTGACTACAGTGCTCAATGGGCTGAGTATTATCGTTCACTGGGTATGCACAGAGAGGCGGAGATGATTGAACAGCAATCGAAGCAGGCTAAACCTGATCAGCAACAGCCAGCACCCCCTGGGGCGCAGGCTGGTGGTGCTGGACAGCCACAGCAACAGGTGCAGGCTAATCCACAGCAGCAGGCTAATGCTGCACAAAATGGTGGACAGCAGCAAGCAGATTACAGTGCACAGTGGGCCGAGTACTACAGGAGCCTGGGAAAGGTCAAGGAGGCTGAGGTCATTGAGGCTCAAATGAAGGCTGGAAAG TTGGGTGCAGCAGCCAATCAAATGGCGCAGCCCCAGATGCAACAACAGCAGGCAATACCAGCTCAACCAGCGAATCCCCAATCAGGTGCACCCAATGCATTTCCCCACGCCTATGGAGCCTATCCAGGACTAAATGCCGGCTCAACACCTGCTGCCTACTACCCTGGTGGCGGTGGTGCAGCTGCACCACAGCAACAGCCTGGCCAGCAGAATCCAGCGTTCGCTGGTGGATACCAAAACTATCCATACTCACAACCCAACTCCGACAACTAA
- the LOC135165269 gene encoding far upstream element-binding protein 3 isoform X2, which translates to MSDYSAVAPPQNFSQSSAFAAALQRAKQIAAKINPGGTQGTEGKLKRSLEDGPGMVHDVEPEAKKLAPDPLMNLRAPSMGDPSSGRSSSLASSPPHGVSGMGGICNEDIRVPDKMVGLIIGRGGEQITRLQSETGCKIQMAPESGGLPDRVCTLTGSREAVNRAKDLVLSIVNQRCRAEGVGDMNIGGNSSSNSGSGGGGGGGGGGGGSMMSGHPGSVEIMIPGPKVGLIIGKGGETIKQLQEKSGAKMVVIQDGPSQEQEKPLRITGDPPKVEYAKQLVYELIAEKEMQMFRGPRGGGPPGSNDRSGSFSSDNGYSHPSSNSDGVEVLVPRAAVGVVIGKGGDMIKKIQSETGARVQFQQGREDGPGDRKCLLSGKPQAVEQARQRIQELIDSRRDDRNPQGPRGPRGNGFGSGRPNEYGGWDRRQGGGGPPGAGGGPMGDKIETTYSVPSTKCGIIIGKGGETIKQINQQTGAHCELDRRNQGSENDKIFIIRGAPEQVEHAKRIFSEKLGMGPGGTPYGGGQGAIGYNPSWNAGGSYQTWPGAGQQPNEANTPVQPVQVNPQTGQPDYSAQWAEYYRSLGMHREAEMIEQQSKQAKPDQQQPAPPGAQAGGAGQPQQQVQANPQQQANAAQNGGQQQADYSAQWAEYYRSLGKVKEAEVIEAQMKAGKLGAAANQMAQPQMQQQQAIPAQPANPQSGAPNAFPHAYGAYPGLNAGSTPAAYYPGGGGAAAPQQQPGQQNPAFAGGYQNYPYSQPNSDN; encoded by the exons atgagtgatTACTCAGCGGTAGCTCCGCCACAAAATTTCAGCCAGAGCTCGGCTTTTGCCGCGGCTCTACAGCGTGCCAAACAG ATTGCAGCTAAGATAAATCCAGGAGGCACACAGGGTACCGAAGGAAAACTTAAACGATCACTTGAGGATGGTCCAGGTATGGTTCATGATg TAGAACCTGAGGCCAAGAAATTAGCACCCGATCCTCTAATGAACCTTCGTGCGCCATCGATGGGAGATCCAAGCAGTGGACGATCAAGCTCCCTAGCTTCGTCGCCGCCTCACGGAGTCAGTGGTATGGGTGGTATCTGCAATGAAGATATTCGAGTCCCTGATAAAATGGTTGGATTGA tAATTGGAAGAGGTGGCGAACAAATAACGAGATTGCAAAGTGAAACAGGATGTAAAATACAAATGGCGCCCGAAAGTGGCGGTCTACCGGACCGTGTTTGCACTCTAACTGGTTCACGAGAGGCTGTCAA TAGGGCGAAGGATCTCGTGCTTTCCATTGTCAATCAGAGGTGCAGGGCTGAGGGCGTTGGAGACATGAATATTGGAGGAAACTCTAGTAGTAACTCGGGAagcggtggtggtggtggaggtggCGGTGGAGGTGGCGGTTCCATGATGAGTGGGCATCCGGGATCGGTGGAGATCATGATTCCAGGCCCAAAGGTTGGATTGATCATTGGAAAGGGTGGTGAAACTATTAAGCAACTACAGGAAAAGTCTGGAGCCAAGATGGTGGTTATTCAGGATGGACCTTCCCAGGAACAGGAGAAACCTTTAAGAATAACCGGGGATCCTCCAAAAGTCGAATATGCTAAGCAACTAGTGTACGAGCTGATAGCTGAGAAGGAGATGCAAATGTTCCGAGGCCCCAGAGGTGGTGGTCCTCCAGGTTCCAACGATCGTTCCGGAAGTTTCTCCAGTGACAATGGTTACAGCCATCCGTCATCGAACTCCGATGGAGTTGAGGTTCTGGTTCCTCGTGCAGCCGTAGGTGTTGTGATTGGAAAGGGTGGAGATATGATCAAAAAAATACAGTCCGAGACAGGGGCACGAGTACAATTTCAGCAAGGTCGTGAAGATGGCCCTGGTGACAGGAAGTGCCTGCTCTCTGGTAAGCCTCAGGCAGTTGAACAAGCTCGCCAGAGGATTCAGGAGCTCATCGACAGT aggAGAGACGATAGGAATCCACAGGGACCTAGGGGACCCAGAGGCAATGGTTTTGGCAGTGGACGGCCTAATGAATATGGAGGATGGGACAGACGTCAAGGGGGTGGAGGCCCTCCTGGTGCTGGAGGTGGCCCCATGGGGGATAAAATCGAAACCACGTACTCCGTTCCCTCCACCAAGTGTGGCATTATCATTGGAAAag GTGGTGAAACGATAAAGCAGATAAACCAACAGACAGGTGCCCACTGTGAATTGGATCGTAGAAATCAAGGaagtgaaaatgataaaatattcataattcgTGGTGCCCCGGAGCAAGTGGAGCACGCGAAGagaatattcagtgaaaaattgggAATGGGCCCTGGTGGTACACCTTACGGTGGTGGGCAGGGTGCAATTGGCTACAACCCAAGCTGGAATGCAGGAGGTAGTTATCAGACGTGGCCAGGGGCTGGCCAACAGCCGAACGAGGCCAACACTCCTGTGCAACCGGTTCAAGTTAATCCACAGACAGGACAGCCTGACTACAGTGCTCAATGGGCTGAGTATTATCGTTCACTGGGTATGCACAGAGAGGCGGAGATGATTGAACAGCAATCGAAGCAGGCTAAACCTGATCAGCAACAGCCAGCACCCCCTGGGGCGCAGGCTGGTGGTGCTGGACAGCCACAGCAACAGGTGCAGGCTAATCCACAGCAGCAGGCTAATGCTGCACAAAATGGTGGACAGCAGCAAGCAGATTACAGTGCACAGTGGGCCGAGTACTACAGGAGCCTGGGAAAGGTCAAGGAGGCTGAGGTCATTGAGGCTCAAATGAAGGCTGGAAAG TTGGGTGCAGCAGCCAATCAAATGGCGCAGCCCCAGATGCAACAACAGCAGGCAATACCAGCTCAACCAGCGAATCCCCAATCAGGTGCACCCAATGCATTTCCCCACGCCTATGGAGCCTATCCAGGACTAAATGCCGGCTCAACACCTGCTGCCTACTACCCTGGTGGCGGTGGTGCAGCTGCACCACAGCAACAGCCTGGCCAGCAGAATCCAGCGTTCGCTGGTGGATACCAAAACTATCCATACTCACAACCCAACTCCGACAACTAA
- the LOC135165269 gene encoding far upstream element-binding protein 3 isoform X5: protein MSDYSAVAPPQNFSQSSAFAAALQRAKQIAAKINPGGTQGTEGKLKRSLEDGPGMVHDVEPEAKKLAPDPLMNLRAPSMGDPSSGRSSSLASSPPHGVSVIGRGGEQITRLQSETGCKIQMAPESGGLPDRVCTLTGSREAVNRAKDLVLSIVNQRCRAEGVGDMNIGGNSSSNSGSGGGGGGGGGGGGSMMSGHPGSVEIMIPGPKVGLIIGKGGETIKQLQEKSGAKMVVIQDGPSQEQEKPLRITGDPPKVEYAKQLVYELIAEKEMQMFRGPRGGGPPGSNDRSGSFSSDNGYSHPSSNSDGVEVLVPRAAVGVVIGKGGDMIKKIQSETGARVQFQQGREDGPGDRKCLLSGKPQAVEQARQRIQELIDSVNRRDDRNPQGPRGPRGNGFGSGRPNEYGGWDRRQGGGGPPGAGGGPMGDKIETTYSVPSTKCGIIIGKGGETIKQINQQTGAHCELDRRNQGSENDKIFIIRGAPEQVEHAKRIFSEKLGMGPGGTPYGGGQGAIGYNPSWNAGGSYQTWPGAGQQPNEANTPVQPVQVNPQTGQPDYSAQWAEYYRSLGMHREAEMIEQQSKQAKPDQQQPAPPGAQAGGAGQPQQQVQANPQQQANAAQNGGQQQADYSAQWAEYYRSLGKVKEAEVIEAQMKAGKLGAAANQMAQPQMQQQQAIPAQPANPQSGAPNAFPHAYGAYPGLNAGSTPAAYYPGGGGAAAPQQQPGQQNPAFAGGYQNYPYSQPNSDN from the exons atgagtgatTACTCAGCGGTAGCTCCGCCACAAAATTTCAGCCAGAGCTCGGCTTTTGCCGCGGCTCTACAGCGTGCCAAACAG ATTGCAGCTAAGATAAATCCAGGAGGCACACAGGGTACCGAAGGAAAACTTAAACGATCACTTGAGGATGGTCCAGGTATGGTTCATGATg TAGAACCTGAGGCCAAGAAATTAGCACCCGATCCTCTAATGAACCTTCGTGCGCCATCGATGGGAGATCCAAGCAGTGGACGATCAAGCTCCCTAGCTTCGTCGCCGCCTCACGGAGTCAGTG tAATTGGAAGAGGTGGCGAACAAATAACGAGATTGCAAAGTGAAACAGGATGTAAAATACAAATGGCGCCCGAAAGTGGCGGTCTACCGGACCGTGTTTGCACTCTAACTGGTTCACGAGAGGCTGTCAA TAGGGCGAAGGATCTCGTGCTTTCCATTGTCAATCAGAGGTGCAGGGCTGAGGGCGTTGGAGACATGAATATTGGAGGAAACTCTAGTAGTAACTCGGGAagcggtggtggtggtggaggtggCGGTGGAGGTGGCGGTTCCATGATGAGTGGGCATCCGGGATCGGTGGAGATCATGATTCCAGGCCCAAAGGTTGGATTGATCATTGGAAAGGGTGGTGAAACTATTAAGCAACTACAGGAAAAGTCTGGAGCCAAGATGGTGGTTATTCAGGATGGACCTTCCCAGGAACAGGAGAAACCTTTAAGAATAACCGGGGATCCTCCAAAAGTCGAATATGCTAAGCAACTAGTGTACGAGCTGATAGCTGAGAAGGAGATGCAAATGTTCCGAGGCCCCAGAGGTGGTGGTCCTCCAGGTTCCAACGATCGTTCCGGAAGTTTCTCCAGTGACAATGGTTACAGCCATCCGTCATCGAACTCCGATGGAGTTGAGGTTCTGGTTCCTCGTGCAGCCGTAGGTGTTGTGATTGGAAAGGGTGGAGATATGATCAAAAAAATACAGTCCGAGACAGGGGCACGAGTACAATTTCAGCAAGGTCGTGAAGATGGCCCTGGTGACAGGAAGTGCCTGCTCTCTGGTAAGCCTCAGGCAGTTGAACAAGCTCGCCAGAGGATTCAGGAGCTCATCGACAGTGTAAAT aggAGAGACGATAGGAATCCACAGGGACCTAGGGGACCCAGAGGCAATGGTTTTGGCAGTGGACGGCCTAATGAATATGGAGGATGGGACAGACGTCAAGGGGGTGGAGGCCCTCCTGGTGCTGGAGGTGGCCCCATGGGGGATAAAATCGAAACCACGTACTCCGTTCCCTCCACCAAGTGTGGCATTATCATTGGAAAag GTGGTGAAACGATAAAGCAGATAAACCAACAGACAGGTGCCCACTGTGAATTGGATCGTAGAAATCAAGGaagtgaaaatgataaaatattcataattcgTGGTGCCCCGGAGCAAGTGGAGCACGCGAAGagaatattcagtgaaaaattgggAATGGGCCCTGGTGGTACACCTTACGGTGGTGGGCAGGGTGCAATTGGCTACAACCCAAGCTGGAATGCAGGAGGTAGTTATCAGACGTGGCCAGGGGCTGGCCAACAGCCGAACGAGGCCAACACTCCTGTGCAACCGGTTCAAGTTAATCCACAGACAGGACAGCCTGACTACAGTGCTCAATGGGCTGAGTATTATCGTTCACTGGGTATGCACAGAGAGGCGGAGATGATTGAACAGCAATCGAAGCAGGCTAAACCTGATCAGCAACAGCCAGCACCCCCTGGGGCGCAGGCTGGTGGTGCTGGACAGCCACAGCAACAGGTGCAGGCTAATCCACAGCAGCAGGCTAATGCTGCACAAAATGGTGGACAGCAGCAAGCAGATTACAGTGCACAGTGGGCCGAGTACTACAGGAGCCTGGGAAAGGTCAAGGAGGCTGAGGTCATTGAGGCTCAAATGAAGGCTGGAAAG TTGGGTGCAGCAGCCAATCAAATGGCGCAGCCCCAGATGCAACAACAGCAGGCAATACCAGCTCAACCAGCGAATCCCCAATCAGGTGCACCCAATGCATTTCCCCACGCCTATGGAGCCTATCCAGGACTAAATGCCGGCTCAACACCTGCTGCCTACTACCCTGGTGGCGGTGGTGCAGCTGCACCACAGCAACAGCCTGGCCAGCAGAATCCAGCGTTCGCTGGTGGATACCAAAACTATCCATACTCACAACCCAACTCCGACAACTAA